In a genomic window of Procambarus clarkii isolate CNS0578487 chromosome 10, FALCON_Pclarkii_2.0, whole genome shotgun sequence:
- the LOC138363219 gene encoding keratin-associated protein 16-1-like translates to MDKRVTGEVLGHPKVTLCQGTVVEVTLCQGTVVEVTLCQGTVVEVTLCQGTVVEVTLCQGTVVEVTLCQGIVVEVTLCQGTVVEVTLCQGTVVEVTLCQGTVVEVTLCQGTVVEVTLCQGTVVEVTLCQGTVVEVTLCQGTVVEVILCQGTVVEVTLCQGTVVEVTLCQGTVVDVTLCQGTVVEVTLCQGTVVEVTLCQGTVVEVTLCQGTVVEVTLCQGTVVEVTLCQGTVVEVTPSYSFGGCMEWTLAFVYEDGLKKLNDSLQRQQQLSREQMSRGLGAVQLGSHSGY, encoded by the exons ATGGATAAGAGGGTGACGGGTGAGGTGCTGGGTCACCCCAAGGTCACCCTGTGTCAGGGCACTGTGGTGGAGGTCACCCTGTGTCAGGGCACAGTGGTGGAGGTCACCCTGTGTCAGGGCACAGTGGTGGAGGTCACCTTGTGTCAGGGCACAGTGGTGGAGGTCACCCTGTGTCAGGGCACAGTGGTGGAGGTCACCCTGTGTCAGGGCATAGTGGTGGAGGTCACCCTGTGTCAGGGCACAGTGGTGGAGGTCACCCTGTGTCAGGGCACAGTGGTGGAGGTCACCCTGTGTCAGGGCACAGTGGTGGAGGTCACCCTGTGTCAGGGCACAGTGGTGGAGGTCACCCTGTGTCAGGGCACAGTGGTGGAGGTCACCCTGTGTCAGGGCACAGTGGTGGAGGTCACCCTGTGTCAGGGCACAGTGGTGGAGGTCATCCTGTGTCAGGGCACAGTGGTGGAGGTCACCCTGTGTCAGGGCACAGTGGTGGAGGTCACCCTGTGTCAGGGCACAGTGGTGGACGTCACCCTGTGTCAGGGCACAGTGGTGGAGGTCACCCTGTGTCAGGGCACAGTGGTGGAGGTCACCCTGTGTCAGGGCACAGTGGTGGAGGTCACCCTGTGTCAGGGCACAGTGGTGGAGGTCACCCTGTGTCAGGGCACAGTGGTGGAGGTCACCCTGTGTCAGGGCACAGTGGTGGAGGTCACCCCAAG TTATtcatttggcgggtgcatggaatggactttggcctttgtttatgaggacggactgaaaAAACTCAACGACAGTCTTCAAAGACAACAACAATTATCGCGTGAACAAATGAGTCGAGGACTCGGAGCCGTTCAACTCGGGTCTCATTCTGGCTACTGA